A part of Cytophagia bacterium CHB2 genomic DNA contains:
- a CDS encoding efflux RND transporter permease subunit, producing the protein MLPKIIDWSIRNKFLVVLLTVFAIIGGIYAMLNTPVDAIPDLSDVQVIIYTKFDGQSPRIVEDQVTYPLTTAMVSVPRSTVVRGYSFFGYSLVYVIFEDGTDIYWARSRVLEYLNYAANRLPKGVVPALGPDATGVGWVFQYALTSNKRDLAELRSIQDWYLKYELSAVEGVSEVASIGGFVKQYQVTVDPNRLLAYNIPLDMVMMAIRKSNHDVGGETIEMSETEFMIRGLGYLKSLDDIKKIPLMVDKMSGTPVYLRDVADVQIGPEMRRGIGELNGEGEAVSGIIVMRYGENALKVIDGVKKKLEVLQAGLPEDVKIEIVYDRSALINRAIANLRESLIEEITVVGIVCLIFLLHLRSGFVAIFTLPTAVLISFLIMYYQGINANIMSLGGIAIAIGAMVDAAIIMIENAHKHLEHDAGKKEHWAIIADASKEVGPSLFYSLMVMTVSFLPVFALQQQEGRLFKPLAFTKTYAMAASAFLAITIVPILMGFLIRGRIRPEEKNPLSRFLIKLYDPVLHFVLRWRKSVLAAALLILAVTVYPFSKIGDEFMPPLYEGDLLYMPTTLPGISVTKAREILQQTDKIIRQFPEVHHVYGKIGRAETATDPAGLDMIETTIMLKPENEWRPGMTVDKLIDEMDAALKIPGLSNVWTMPIKNRVDMLSTGIKTPVGVKISGPDLPTLEALGKEVEAVVKQVPNTLSAFAERAVGGNYVDFHTNRDEAARYGLTVEDIHNTIQSALGGMAVTTTVEGLERYPVNLRYSRELRDNIEALKRVLVATPTGQQIPLGQLTTISVNKGPMVIRTEDTRPNVWVYVDIKDIDVGTYVKRARNAVAENVKLPAGYNIVWSGQFEYLQRAEQRLMFVIPVTILIIFVIIYLSTRSVTKTLIVFLAVPFSLVGAIWLLYLLDYNFSIAVWVGIIALAGLDAETGVVMLLYLDVAFENSKKKGLMRTLSDLREAIYEGAVRRIRPKVMTVGTTFVGLLPIMWSAGTGADVMKRIAAPMVGGLFTSLLLELTVYPVIYYLWKGRSLRQSET; encoded by the coding sequence ATGCTACCTAAAATAATAGACTGGTCCATCCGCAATAAATTTCTCGTCGTCTTGCTCACCGTCTTTGCGATCATCGGCGGCATCTATGCCATGCTCAACACGCCGGTGGATGCCATTCCCGATTTGAGCGACGTGCAGGTCATCATCTACACCAAGTTCGATGGCCAGTCGCCGCGCATTGTGGAAGATCAGGTGACGTATCCGTTGACGACGGCGATGGTCTCGGTGCCGCGCTCGACCGTCGTGCGCGGTTACTCCTTCTTCGGCTATTCGCTGGTTTATGTGATTTTCGAGGACGGCACCGATATTTACTGGGCGCGTTCGCGCGTGCTCGAATATCTCAACTACGCGGCGAATCGCCTGCCCAAAGGCGTGGTGCCCGCGCTCGGACCGGATGCCACCGGCGTCGGTTGGGTTTTTCAATATGCTCTCACCTCCAACAAGCGTGATCTCGCGGAATTGCGCTCGATTCAAGATTGGTATTTGAAATATGAATTGAGCGCGGTGGAGGGTGTATCCGAAGTTGCCAGCATCGGCGGCTTCGTCAAGCAATACCAAGTCACCGTCGATCCCAATCGCCTGCTCGCCTACAACATTCCGCTCGACATGGTGATGATGGCGATCCGCAAGAGCAACCACGACGTCGGCGGCGAGACCATCGAAATGAGCGAGACGGAGTTCATGATTCGCGGCCTCGGTTATCTCAAGTCCCTGGACGACATCAAGAAGATTCCGCTGATGGTGGACAAGATGAGCGGCACACCGGTGTATTTGCGCGACGTGGCCGACGTGCAAATCGGCCCGGAAATGCGCCGCGGCATCGGCGAGCTCAACGGCGAAGGCGAGGCGGTAAGCGGCATCATCGTCATGCGCTACGGCGAAAACGCGCTGAAAGTCATCGACGGCGTAAAGAAGAAGCTGGAAGTGCTGCAAGCCGGTTTGCCGGAAGATGTCAAGATTGAAATTGTATATGATCGCTCGGCATTGATCAACCGTGCCATTGCCAACTTGCGCGAAAGTCTGATCGAAGAAATCACTGTTGTCGGCATCGTCTGCCTGATCTTTCTGCTGCATCTGCGCAGCGGTTTTGTCGCGATTTTCACCCTGCCCACGGCGGTGCTGATTTCGTTTCTGATCATGTACTATCAAGGCATCAACGCCAACATCATGTCGCTCGGCGGCATTGCCATTGCCATCGGCGCGATGGTGGACGCCGCGATCATCATGATCGAAAACGCGCACAAGCATCTCGAACACGATGCCGGCAAGAAAGAGCATTGGGCGATTATTGCCGATGCCTCCAAAGAAGTCGGGCCCTCGCTGTTCTATTCTTTGATGGTGATGACAGTTTCGTTTTTGCCCGTCTTCGCTTTGCAGCAACAAGAGGGCCGGCTCTTCAAACCACTGGCTTTCACCAAAACCTATGCGATGGCGGCTTCCGCGTTTCTCGCGATTACCATCGTACCGATTTTGATGGGCTTTTTGATTCGCGGCCGCATCCGGCCGGAGGAAAAGAATCCCCTCAGCCGGTTTTTGATCAAACTCTACGATCCCGTGCTGCACTTCGTGTTGCGTTGGCGGAAATCCGTGCTCGCCGCAGCGCTGCTCATTCTCGCCGTAACGGTTTATCCGTTCTCGAAGATCGGTGACGAGTTCATGCCGCCGCTCTATGAAGGCGATTTGCTCTACATGCCGACGACTTTGCCCGGCATCAGCGTCACCAAAGCGCGCGAGATTTTGCAGCAGACCGACAAGATCATTCGCCAGTTCCCGGAAGTGCATCACGTCTACGGCAAAATCGGCCGCGCCGAAACCGCCACTGACCCGGCGGGCCTCGACATGATTGAAACCACCATTATGCTCAAGCCGGAAAACGAGTGGCGGCCAGGCATGACGGTGGACAAACTCATCGATGAAATGGACGCCGCGCTGAAAATTCCCGGCTTGTCGAACGTGTGGACCATGCCGATCAAGAATCGCGTCGACATGCTGTCAACCGGCATCAAGACGCCGGTGGGCGTCAAGATTTCCGGCCCGGATTTGCCGACACTGGAAGCCCTCGGCAAGGAAGTCGAGGCCGTGGTCAAGCAAGTCCCGAATACACTTTCCGCTTTTGCGGAACGCGCGGTCGGCGGCAATTACGTCGATTTTCACACCAACCGCGACGAAGCCGCGCGCTACGGTTTGACGGTCGAAGATATTCACAACACCATTCAATCCGCGCTGGGCGGAATGGCGGTGACAACCACAGTCGAAGGCCTCGAACGCTATCCGGTAAATCTGCGCTACAGCCGCGAGTTGCGAGACAATATTGAGGCGCTCAAGCGCGTGCTGGTGGCAACGCCAACCGGCCAACAAATTCCACTCGGACAGCTCACGACCATCAGCGTCAACAAAGGCCCGATGGTGATTCGCACCGAGGACACGCGGCCCAATGTTTGGGTGTATGTCGATATCAAAGACATCGACGTCGGTACCTACGTGAAGAGGGCCAGGAATGCCGTGGCGGAAAACGTCAAGCTGCCGGCGGGATACAACATCGTGTGGAGCGGACAATTCGAGTACTTGCAGCGCGCCGAGCAACGCCTCATGTTCGTCATTCCAGTAACGATTCTCATCATCTTTGTGATCATCTATCTCAGCACGCGCTCGGTAACTAAAACACTAATCGTCTTTCTGGCGGTGCCGTTCTCGCTGGTCGGCGCGATCTGGCTGCTCTATCTGCTCGATTACAATTTCAGCATTGCCGTGTGGGTGGGCATCATCGCGCTCGCCGGTTTGGATGCCGAGACCGGCGTGGTGATGCTGTTGTATCTCGACGTCGCATTCGAAAATTCCAAGAAGAAGGGATTGATGCGAACCTTGAGCGATTTGCGCGAAGCGATTTACGAAGGCGCAGTGCGCCGCATTCGCCCGAAAGTGATGACCGTCGGCACCACGTTCGTCGGCCTGCTGCCCATCATGTGGAGCGCCGGCACCGGCGCCGACGTGATGAAGCGCATCGCCGCGCCCATGGTCGGCGGTTTGTTCACTTCGCTGCTGCTGGAGCTGACGGTTTATCCGGTGATCTATTACTTGTGGAAAGGACGGTCTCTGCGGCAAAGCGAGACTTGA